A window of the Lolium perenne isolate Kyuss_39 unplaced genomic scaffold, Kyuss_2.0 unplaced23, whole genome shotgun sequence genome harbors these coding sequences:
- the LOC127326443 gene encoding putative cis-zeatin O-glucosyltransferase encodes MESVAFVAVPFPAQGHLNQLMHLSLLVASRGLSVHYAAPAAHVRQAQSRVHGWDAKALASIHFHHLDVPTYDSPPPDPAAASPFPSHLMPMWEAFTAAARAPLAVLLHRLSATHRRVVVVHDKLSAFAAVEAARLSNAEAFGLQCAAISYSLTRLLDREHKLLRDHDLQPLAIDACTTKEFTEYFSRATGATGGVPSSGLVMNSCRALEGEFIDAIAEHPRFKGKKLFAVGPLNPLLDATAQTPAAKTRHECMDWLDAQPPASVLYVSFGTTTSFRAEQVAEMAAAIKGSKQRFIWVLRDADRADIFADSGGGESRHEKLLPEFTGETEGTGLVITGWAPQLEILAHGATAAFMSHCGWNSTMESLSHGKPILAWPMHSDQPWDAEFLCKYLKVGLLVRPWEKHGEVVPAAAIQEVIEEAMVSDNGMALRRRAKVLGEAVRASVAHGGSSTKGLADFVAHITR; translated from the coding sequence ATGGAATCGGTGGCCTTTGTGGCGGTGCCCTTCCCGGCGCAGGGCCACCTGAACCAGCTCATGCACCTCTCCCTGCTGGTCGCGTCGCGCGGGCTGTCCGTGCACTACGCCGCGCCCGCCGCGCACGTCCGGCAGGCGCAGTCGCGCGTGCACGGCTGGGACGCCAAGGCGCTCGCCTCCATCCACTTCCACCACCTCGACGTCCCCACCTACGACTCCCCGCCGCCCGACCCGGCCGCCGCGTCTCCCTTCCCCAGCCACCTCATGCCCATGTGGGAGGCCTTCACCGCCGCCGCGCGCGCCCCTCTCGCCGTCCTTCTCCACCGCCTCTCGGCCACCCACCGTCGCGTGGTCGTCGTCCACGACAAGCTCAGCGCCTTCGCCGCCGTCGAGGCGGCGCGGCTGAGCAACGCCGAGGCCTTCGGGCTGCAGTGCGCGGCCATCTCGTACAGCCTGACGCGGCTGCTGGACCGCGAACACAAGCTCCTGCGCGACCACGACCTGCAGCCCCTCGCCATCGACGCGTGCACGACCAAGGAGTTCACGGAGTACTTCTCCCGGGCGACGGGGGCCACGGGAGGCGTGCCCTCGTCCGGCCTGGTCATGAACTCCTGCCGCGCGCTTGAGGGCGAattcatcgacgccatcgccgagcacCCGCGGTTCAAGGGCAAGAAGCTCTTCGCGGTCGGGCCACTGAACCCGCTGCTGGACGCGACCGCCCAGACGCCGGCGGCGAAAACGCGGCACGAGTGCATGGACTGGCTCGACGCGCAGCCGCCGGCATCCGTGCTCTACGTGTCCTTCGGGACTACCACGTCTTTCCGGGCTGAGCAGGTCGCGGAGATGGCTGCGGCGATCAAGGGCAGCAAGCAGAGGTTCATCTGGGTACTGCGCGACGCCGACCGGGCCGACATATTCGCAGACTCGGGCGGCGGCGAGAGTCGCCACGAGAAGCTGCTGCCCGAGTTCACCGGAGAAACCGAGGGGACAGGGCTGGTGATCACCGGGTGGGCGCCGCAGCTGGAGATCCTGGCGCACGGCGCCACGGCGGCGTTCATGAGCCACTGCGGCTGGAACTCAACCATGGAGAGCCTCAGCCACGGCAAGCCCATTCTCGCCTGGCCGATGCACTCCGACCAGCCATGGGACGCCGAGTTTCTCTGCAAGTACCTCAAGGTCGGCCTCCTCGTGAGGCCATGGGAGAAACACGGCGAGGTGGTGCCGGCGGCTGCCATCCAGGAGGTGATCGAGGAGGCGATGGTCTCGGACAACGGGATGGCACTGCGGCGCCGGGCCAAGGTGCTCGGTGAGGCCGTCCGTGCCTCGGTAGCacacggcggctcctccaccaaaGGCCTTGCTGACTTTGTTGCTCACATCACGAGGTGA